A genomic segment from Anaeromyxobacter sp. encodes:
- a CDS encoding purine-binding chemotaxis protein CheW has translation MAATNEPTAADRGAKQVQLCTFRIGGEDYAVDIMRVQEIVNPLPVTPVPRAPAFVDGVVRLRGEVVPVVDVRKRFGLPPVAHGRKTRLLVVHVAGRRLGLVVDEVCEVLRLPRSEIRPAPSLVDQGGPRFFLGVCGGDGSQPTGRRGGSGRLRLLLNVKALLDPVVPGEAEAARALVEAVRQP, from the coding sequence ATGGCGGCGACGAACGAGCCGACGGCCGCCGACCGGGGCGCCAAGCAGGTGCAGCTGTGCACCTTCCGCATCGGGGGAGAGGACTACGCCGTGGACATCATGCGGGTGCAGGAGATCGTCAACCCGCTCCCGGTCACGCCGGTGCCGCGCGCCCCGGCCTTCGTGGACGGCGTGGTCCGCCTGCGCGGCGAGGTGGTGCCGGTGGTGGACGTGCGCAAGCGCTTCGGGCTCCCGCCGGTGGCCCACGGCCGCAAGACCCGGCTGCTGGTGGTGCACGTGGCGGGGCGGCGCCTCGGGCTGGTGGTGGACGAGGTCTGCGAGGTGCTGCGGCTGCCGCGCTCCGAGATCCGGCCGGCGCCCTCGCTGGTGGACCAGGGCGGCCCGCGCTTCTTCCTGGGGGTGTGCGGGGGCGACGGCAGCCAGCCCACCGGCCGCCGCGGCGGCTCCGGGCGGCTCCGGCTGCTCCTCAACGTGAAGGCGCTGCTCGACCCGGTGGTGCCCGGCGAGGCCGAGGCGGCCAGGGCGCTGGTCGAGGCGGTGCGACAGCCATGA
- a CDS encoding chemotaxis protein CheW produces MDFLEIRRKAKERAAARAAAARPAGSPGGSADAAPAGEGAPASPHRALALDPLPLPPEAGAGGPAEGGQIPPARAEAGPAWPERPEELPPSHQEVEAALAWSAGPAEGPLSSPPAEPIGAEEADRLAREAQLRADEQAQAEAELEAKLRDLQAAPDARFSTYRPRGGPQPGAEVGLEGDRAPGPDAEPGRGWAQAPAGGQALAPAPPAGLVAPATPAGADPLDEFFYRPDEPGPDLGSMAAPAQAAAAAPEPEQRVEYLTFLLGAEVYGVEIGRVREVMRSPPITEVPRAPADVLGVITVRGEVVAVFDPRARLGLPPSGPSEGGRVVIVDDGAGPCGLQVDAVASVVRLLPGAVEACPQGIGGAAGDCLEGIGRDRDRIFTILSVAGLLRAGRRPAEARG; encoded by the coding sequence ATGGACTTCCTCGAGATCAGGCGCAAGGCGAAGGAGCGGGCGGCGGCGCGCGCCGCCGCCGCGCGCCCAGCCGGCTCGCCAGGCGGGTCCGCGGACGCCGCCCCAGCCGGCGAGGGCGCCCCCGCGTCCCCGCACCGGGCGCTGGCCCTCGACCCGCTCCCGCTCCCCCCCGAGGCTGGTGCGGGCGGTCCGGCCGAGGGCGGCCAGATCCCGCCGGCTCGGGCCGAGGCCGGGCCGGCCTGGCCGGAGCGGCCGGAGGAGCTGCCTCCTTCACACCAGGAGGTGGAGGCGGCGCTGGCCTGGAGCGCCGGCCCGGCCGAGGGCCCGCTCTCCTCCCCGCCAGCCGAACCCATCGGGGCGGAGGAGGCGGACCGGCTGGCGCGGGAGGCCCAGCTCCGCGCCGACGAGCAGGCCCAGGCCGAGGCCGAGCTGGAGGCCAAGCTGCGCGACCTGCAGGCCGCGCCGGACGCCCGCTTCTCCACCTACCGCCCCCGCGGCGGCCCGCAGCCAGGGGCCGAGGTCGGCCTGGAGGGCGACCGCGCCCCCGGCCCCGACGCCGAGCCGGGTCGGGGGTGGGCCCAGGCGCCCGCCGGGGGCCAGGCGCTCGCCCCGGCGCCGCCGGCGGGCCTGGTGGCGCCCGCCACGCCGGCCGGCGCCGATCCCCTCGACGAGTTCTTCTACCGCCCCGACGAGCCCGGACCGGACCTGGGGTCGATGGCCGCGCCGGCCCAGGCCGCGGCGGCCGCGCCGGAGCCGGAGCAGCGGGTGGAGTACCTCACCTTCCTGCTCGGGGCCGAGGTGTACGGCGTCGAGATCGGCCGGGTGCGCGAGGTGATGCGCTCCCCGCCCATCACCGAGGTGCCCAGGGCGCCGGCCGACGTGCTGGGCGTCATCACGGTGCGCGGCGAGGTGGTGGCGGTCTTCGACCCCCGGGCCCGGCTCGGCCTGCCGCCCTCCGGCCCGAGCGAGGGCGGGCGGGTGGTCATCGTGGACGACGGGGCCGGTCCCTGTGGGCTGCAGGTGGACGCGGTGGCCAGCGTGGTGCGGCTCCTGCCGGGGGCCGTCGAGGCCTGCCCGCAGGGCATCGGCGGCGCCGCCGGCGACTGCCTGGAGGGGATCGGGCGGGACCGGGACCGCATCTTCACCATCCTCTCGGTGGCCGGGCTGCTGCGGGCCGGCCGCCGGCCGGCCGAGGCGAGGGGCTGA
- a CDS encoding AAA family ATPase: MYLEHFGLTRKPFAKTPDPAFLFPSRQHAEALARLSHAVEERELAVLTGEVGAGKTTLSRALVDAFADRCRFSFIVNPALPPAQLLGAIAEGFGLPPTRRKADTWSALAERLGELDAEGQFPVVVIDEAQLLAGRAAFDELRLLTNLAADDRALVGLLLVGQPELRQRVRDRGGEAFAQRIGVAYHVGALDLAETGAYLAHRLGVAGRQAPLFTPEAVAALHHHGGGVPRRLNQLAGSALLEAFGRDADEVGAAAVEAAAADLAAFLGGPGGAR, encoded by the coding sequence ATGTACCTCGAGCACTTCGGCCTGACCCGGAAGCCCTTCGCCAAGACGCCAGACCCGGCGTTCCTGTTCCCGTCCCGCCAGCACGCCGAGGCGCTGGCGCGGCTCTCCCACGCGGTGGAGGAGCGGGAGCTGGCGGTGCTCACCGGCGAGGTGGGGGCGGGCAAGACCACCCTGTCGCGGGCCCTGGTGGACGCCTTCGCCGACCGCTGCCGCTTCAGCTTCATCGTCAACCCGGCCCTGCCGCCGGCCCAGCTCCTGGGGGCCATCGCCGAGGGGTTCGGGCTGCCGCCCACCCGGCGCAAGGCCGACACCTGGTCGGCGCTGGCCGAGCGCCTGGGCGAGCTCGACGCCGAGGGGCAGTTCCCGGTGGTGGTGATCGACGAGGCCCAGCTGCTGGCCGGGCGCGCCGCCTTCGACGAGCTGCGGCTCCTCACCAACCTGGCGGCGGACGACCGGGCGCTGGTGGGGCTGCTGCTGGTGGGCCAGCCGGAGCTGCGGCAGCGGGTGCGCGACCGGGGCGGCGAGGCCTTCGCCCAGCGCATCGGCGTGGCCTACCACGTCGGGGCGCTCGACCTGGCCGAGACCGGCGCCTACCTGGCCCACCGCCTCGGGGTGGCCGGTCGCCAGGCCCCGCTCTTCACCCCCGAGGCGGTGGCGGCGCTGCACCACCACGGCGGCGGCGTGCCGCGCCGGCTCAACCAGCTGGCGGGGAGCGCGCTGCTGGAGGCCTTCGGGCGCGACGCCGACGAGGTGGGCGCGGCGGCGGTGGAGGCGGCGGCGGCCGATCTGGCGGCGTTTCTGGGCGGTCCAGGGGGGGCGCGGTAG